From Aurantimicrobium sp. INA4, one genomic window encodes:
- a CDS encoding zinc ribbon domain-containing protein YjdM yields MANALPACPTCSSEYTYEMGALLVCPECAHEWNPDEDQGLDSSEIKDAVGNVLSDGDTVTVIKGLKVKGFPQDIKVGTKVRNIRLVPDAANGHDIDCKVDGFGQMQLKSSVVKKVL; encoded by the coding sequence ATGGCTAATGCTTTACCTGCATGCCCTACTTGTTCATCTGAATACACCTATGAAATGGGTGCATTGTTGGTGTGCCCTGAGTGTGCACACGAATGGAACCCTGACGAAGATCAAGGTCTAGATTCGTCAGAAATTAAGGACGCTGTCGGAAATGTTCTCTCGGATGGCGATACCGTCACCGTGATTAAGGGTTTGAAAGTCAAAGGCTTTCCCCAAGACATCAAAGTGGGAACAAAGGTACGCAATATTCGTCTGGTTCCTGACGCTGCTAACGGTCACGACATTGACTGCAAAGTTGATGGTTTTGGCCAGATGCAACTCAAATCCTCTGTCGTGAAGAAAGTCCTCTAA
- the rsfS gene encoding ribosome silencing factor encodes MAATENALRLLAIAATAADDKGGEDLVALDISEPLPLVDIFLLVTGRNERNVIAISNEIEDKMIEAGVKTIRREGRAEGRWILLDFGDLVVHVFHEEERMYYGLERLWKDCPTIPLQLASPSEV; translated from the coding sequence TTGGCTGCTACTGAAAACGCTCTTCGTCTGCTCGCTATTGCTGCTACTGCAGCAGATGACAAGGGTGGAGAAGATCTTGTTGCATTGGATATCTCCGAACCTCTGCCTTTAGTTGATATTTTCTTGCTCGTTACTGGACGTAATGAACGTAATGTCATCGCAATCTCTAACGAGATTGAAGACAAAATGATTGAGGCAGGCGTCAAAACAATTCGACGCGAAGGCCGAGCAGAAGGACGATGGATTCTTTTGGACTTTGGTGATCTCGTAGTTCACGTTTTCCATGAAGAAGAGCGCATGTATTACGGACTGGAGCGTTTGTGGAAAGACTGTCCAACTATTCCGCTTCAATTAGCAAGCCCCTCTGAGGTGTAG
- a CDS encoding DUF4032 domain-containing protein: MSGSLNITAATVEPGLLALPWNLPLEMWPDDTITALPKGISRHIVRFAQLDGFVIAIKETTDEMAQSEYEMLRNLQKIDIPCVEPVAVVQGRKDEAGNPLAAALVTRHLKFSMPFRALYSTTLRPETTQRLVDSLALLLVRLHNVGFFWGDVSLSNTLFRRDAGSFAAYLVDAETGRLYDHLTPGQREHDLEIARVNIAGELMDIQAGGKLDASIDPVATSESIMASYDTLWHELNDPELLKQNELWRINKRVQRLNELGFDIEELSIKTDEDGTHVKIQPKVVDSGHHARRLLRLTGLDTEENQARRLLNDLDAYAATVSLLNLDEEVVAHLWLTRVFEPVIRAVPENLDSKLEPAEVFHQVLEHRWFMSQKQSRDVPLNEAVRDYIDNVLQYRRDEEVVINPPTGAFTASIGIHTDSIGFGAEDGPPPPRGADEPEVDWRDLV; encoded by the coding sequence ATGAGTGGTTCACTCAATATCACCGCAGCCACCGTGGAACCAGGTCTGCTTGCGTTGCCTTGGAATCTTCCACTAGAAATGTGGCCAGATGACACCATCACAGCCCTGCCTAAGGGAATTTCTCGCCACATTGTGCGCTTTGCTCAACTTGACGGCTTCGTCATCGCGATTAAAGAAACCACTGACGAAATGGCACAGAGCGAATACGAGATGCTGCGGAATCTTCAAAAAATAGATATTCCCTGCGTCGAACCGGTCGCCGTTGTTCAGGGGCGTAAAGATGAAGCGGGAAATCCCTTAGCTGCCGCACTGGTAACCCGGCATCTCAAATTCTCAATGCCATTTAGAGCTCTGTATTCAACGACATTGCGCCCTGAAACGACCCAACGTCTCGTTGACTCTCTTGCCTTGCTCCTTGTCCGACTCCACAATGTTGGATTTTTTTGGGGGGATGTCTCCTTATCTAACACTCTATTTAGACGCGATGCTGGTTCGTTTGCTGCCTATCTGGTCGACGCCGAAACAGGCAGACTTTATGACCACCTCACCCCAGGTCAACGCGAACACGATCTCGAGATTGCTCGTGTCAATATTGCCGGTGAACTCATGGACATTCAGGCAGGTGGAAAGCTCGATGCTTCCATAGACCCAGTGGCCACAAGCGAGTCCATCATGGCCTCCTATGACACCTTGTGGCATGAACTCAATGATCCTGAATTATTGAAACAAAACGAACTATGGCGAATCAACAAACGAGTCCAGAGACTCAATGAGCTGGGGTTCGATATTGAAGAACTTTCCATCAAGACAGATGAAGATGGGACACACGTCAAGATTCAACCCAAAGTTGTTGACTCAGGCCACCATGCCAGACGCCTTTTACGCTTGACGGGATTAGATACCGAAGAGAACCAGGCCCGGAGGCTTCTAAACGACCTAGACGCTTACGCGGCAACAGTGAGCCTGCTCAACCTTGATGAAGAAGTCGTGGCGCACTTATGGCTCACCCGTGTTTTCGAACCTGTCATCAGGGCGGTTCCAGAAAACCTCGACAGCAAATTAGAACCAGCTGAAGTTTTCCACCAAGTACTCGAACATCGATGGTTCATGTCCCAGAAGCAATCACGAGATGTTCCCCTCAATGAAGCTGTTCGTGACTATATCGACAATGTGTTGCAATATCGCCGTGATGAAGAAGTTGTGATCAATCCCCCAACTGGAGCATTCACGGCTTCAATTGGCATCCACACCGACAGCATCGGTTTTGGTGCTGAAGACGGACCTCCTCCACCCCGTGGAGCAGATGAACCCGAGGTGGACTGGAGAGACCTGGTTTAG
- a CDS encoding FUSC family protein — MSIVSNVQTKKRIPFLQLAKTIIATLLAWFVALLVYPDEQPIFAAIAAIIVVQPSINQSLGKALERSTGVVLGVAVALGASLIFGSHSWLVLVAVIAAFIAGWLFKFTPGTSNQIAISAMLVIAIGSATPEYALGRIVETIIGATIAFIVNAVIVPPVALEPSQKAVSELGANIAEVLEDIGSVLRRSTSYEVLSNINTRARELRNQLNVAQATIQTAQESLRFNVIKGKHEKELDAEQQLLSQLAVLVTRTIGVARAVRDNYDESVIAEPGIAQIAEEFMRSAHDLRMLVRDAGLPAHNQSHPATNELPALTEPIRLTPPSGANWILIGFLMENLRRIRDEIISVSD, encoded by the coding sequence GTGAGTATTGTCTCCAACGTCCAAACGAAGAAACGCATCCCGTTTTTACAACTTGCCAAAACGATTATTGCCACTCTTCTGGCGTGGTTTGTCGCGTTACTCGTTTATCCCGATGAGCAACCTATCTTTGCAGCAATTGCGGCCATCATCGTTGTGCAACCAAGCATCAATCAATCTTTGGGGAAAGCCCTCGAACGAAGCACCGGGGTAGTTCTTGGCGTTGCTGTGGCTTTAGGCGCAAGTCTGATTTTTGGATCGCACAGCTGGCTTGTTCTAGTCGCGGTTATTGCTGCGTTCATCGCTGGGTGGTTATTCAAATTCACTCCGGGAACTTCGAATCAAATTGCTATTAGCGCCATGCTGGTCATCGCTATCGGTTCTGCAACACCGGAATATGCCCTGGGCCGAATCGTTGAAACCATCATCGGTGCAACCATTGCATTCATTGTGAATGCAGTTATTGTTCCCCCAGTTGCCCTAGAACCATCCCAAAAAGCAGTTTCTGAACTTGGAGCAAATATTGCGGAGGTCCTCGAAGATATTGGAAGTGTGCTGAGACGCTCAACAAGCTATGAAGTTCTCTCCAACATCAACACACGAGCACGTGAACTTCGAAATCAACTCAACGTTGCTCAGGCAACAATCCAAACTGCTCAAGAAAGTCTTCGATTTAATGTCATCAAAGGAAAACACGAGAAAGAACTAGATGCAGAGCAACAGTTGCTTTCTCAATTAGCCGTACTCGTCACCCGAACTATTGGTGTTGCTCGAGCAGTTCGCGACAACTATGACGAATCAGTCATTGCTGAACCTGGTATTGCCCAGATTGCTGAAGAGTTTATGCGTTCAGCTCATGATCTGCGCATGTTGGTTCGTGATGCAGGTCTTCCTGCACACAACCAATCACACCCAGCAACAAATGAACTACCTGCCTTGACCGAACCGATCAGACTCACACCACCCTCAGGAGCTAACTGGATATTAATTGGCTTCCTGATGGAAAACCTTCGGCGTATTCGCGACGAAATAATCAGTGTTTCTGACTAA
- a CDS encoding metal-sensitive transcriptional regulator gives MTDVTAAEQRAIVNRLRRAQGQLAAVITAIEAGGDCRAVVTQLSAVSGAIDKAGFAIIAKAMQDCIANGDKSDKDAPTVAELEKLFLSLS, from the coding sequence ATGACTGACGTGACTGCCGCAGAACAGCGTGCCATCGTTAATCGTCTCAGAAGAGCCCAAGGTCAGCTCGCCGCTGTTATTACAGCAATCGAGGCAGGAGGTGACTGCCGTGCGGTTGTCACCCAACTTTCTGCTGTTTCCGGAGCGATTGATAAAGCAGGTTTTGCCATCATTGCCAAGGCAATGCAGGATTGCATAGCCAATGGAGATAAATCAGATAAAGATGCTCCTACGGTTGCTGAATTAGAAAAGCTTTTTCTCTCCCTCTCCTAG
- a CDS encoding glutamate-5-semialdehyde dehydrogenase, protein MSALNTHLSPVLLIKLEAAQEASRVLGTLSTAQKNTALEAIADAIDANQGLILRANDVDIEKAEANGMSSGMLDRLRFTPERLSSLAQAVRDVISLPDPVGAVVRGNDMPNGIHLSQVRVPFGVIGAIYEARPNVTVDIAALCLKSGNAAVLRGGTAAEGTNTVTVALMQSALKSVGIPQASVQTIDELGREGATQLMAARGFVDVLIPRGSANLINAVVQESKVPVIETGAGVVHIYVEESADFDQAVEIVHNAKVQRPSVCNSLETLLIDKKIASELLPRIVSRLEAAGVTLKGDTSAQTLCSSLGSATDEDFATEHMSLEMSVKIVAGLSEALEHIRKYSTKHTESILTNNIAQAERFLAEVDAAVVMVNASTRFTDGGEFGFGAEVGISTQKLHARGPMGLPELTSTKWIVRGSGQIRR, encoded by the coding sequence ATGTCCGCTTTGAATACGCATCTTAGTCCTGTGCTCCTCATCAAGCTTGAGGCTGCTCAAGAAGCGTCTCGCGTCTTAGGGACACTCAGTACTGCGCAGAAGAACACGGCACTAGAGGCAATTGCAGACGCCATCGACGCAAACCAAGGCCTTATCCTCAGGGCAAATGACGTGGATATTGAAAAGGCAGAGGCAAACGGCATGTCCTCTGGCATGCTCGATCGACTTCGTTTCACCCCAGAGCGGCTTTCTTCCCTAGCTCAAGCTGTCCGTGACGTTATTTCACTTCCCGATCCAGTCGGGGCAGTTGTTCGTGGAAATGACATGCCTAACGGTATTCATCTTTCGCAGGTGAGGGTGCCCTTTGGTGTCATCGGTGCAATCTATGAAGCACGACCAAATGTCACCGTTGATATCGCCGCATTATGCCTTAAAAGTGGTAATGCAGCGGTGTTACGTGGTGGCACTGCAGCAGAAGGAACAAATACAGTAACCGTGGCGCTCATGCAATCAGCACTAAAGTCTGTTGGTATTCCTCAGGCATCCGTGCAAACAATTGATGAGCTCGGTCGTGAGGGTGCTACGCAACTCATGGCTGCACGCGGCTTTGTGGATGTTCTTATTCCTCGTGGAAGTGCCAACCTCATCAATGCAGTGGTTCAAGAATCCAAAGTCCCTGTTATTGAAACTGGCGCTGGTGTTGTGCATATTTATGTCGAAGAATCAGCAGATTTCGATCAGGCAGTGGAGATCGTCCATAACGCCAAAGTTCAACGTCCGAGTGTGTGCAATTCTTTGGAAACACTTCTCATCGATAAAAAAATTGCTTCAGAATTGCTTCCACGCATTGTTTCTCGGCTTGAAGCTGCTGGTGTAACGCTCAAGGGCGATACGTCAGCACAGACTCTCTGTTCTAGCCTGGGATCTGCCACTGATGAAGACTTTGCGACTGAACACATGTCCCTCGAGATGTCAGTTAAAATCGTCGCTGGCTTGAGCGAGGCGCTCGAGCACATCAGAAAGTACTCAACCAAACACACCGAGTCCATCCTCACGAACAATATTGCTCAGGCAGAAAGATTCTTAGCCGAGGTTGATGCTGCTGTAGTGATGGTGAACGCTTCAACACGATTTACGGATGGTGGAGAATTTGGCTTCGGTGCGGAGGTGGGTATTTCGACTCAGAAGCTTCACGCCCGTGGTCCGATGGGCCTTCCTGAACTTACGTCAACAAAGTGGATTGTCCGAGGTTCTGGGCAAATTCGCCGCTAG
- the nadD gene encoding nicotinate-nucleotide adenylyltransferase, with protein MTDPGHSSRIGVFGGTFDPPQNGHLAVAQAVLERLELDHVLFVPAGDPWQKNVKTPAIDRFAMVEIALLGQERMSVSSVDIERQGPTYTIDTLTDLANLYPSAELFFILGDDAFSGITSWKNYEQLTQLATIVVVSRHGTPVEVPTKLSPSVNLLEMSALPISSTQCRDRIKEGHSLEGLVPAGVAEYIEKKNLYRRTT; from the coding sequence ATGACCGATCCCGGTCACAGCTCGCGTATTGGCGTCTTTGGCGGAACGTTTGATCCGCCCCAAAACGGCCACTTAGCTGTTGCTCAGGCAGTTCTAGAGCGTCTTGAACTCGATCATGTCCTGTTTGTTCCAGCAGGTGATCCCTGGCAAAAAAATGTCAAGACACCAGCTATTGACCGTTTCGCGATGGTTGAAATCGCTCTACTAGGGCAAGAACGAATGTCCGTTAGTAGCGTCGATATTGAACGTCAAGGGCCGACGTATACCATCGATACTCTGACGGATCTGGCCAATTTATATCCCAGCGCAGAACTCTTTTTTATCCTCGGGGATGATGCTTTTTCTGGTATTACTTCCTGGAAAAATTACGAACAACTAACCCAGTTGGCCACAATTGTTGTCGTTTCACGGCACGGAACACCAGTAGAAGTCCCCACAAAGCTTTCACCCAGCGTAAACTTGCTAGAAATGTCAGCTTTACCTATCTCGTCAACTCAATGTCGTGATCGAATCAAGGAAGGTCACTCACTCGAGGGACTTGTTCCAGCAGGGGTAGCTGAATACATCGAGAAGAAGAATTTGTATCGGAGAACAACGTGA
- a CDS encoding FAD-dependent oxidoreductase: MSRPRKIVVIGGVAGGMSAATRLRRLDEKANIVVLERSGFVSYANCGLPYHLSDTIEKRSLLILQNPVSLGARFNLDVRVRHEVLSIDREAKTVTIFDRVWKVTYVEKYDFLVLSPGAAAVMPEGADSKWILAMRTVEDMDKAIAWLYPNPKSAVIVGGGFIGLELAENLLKRGMSVTLIHRGKQLLSYLDPELAVAVAQRVRAAGVDLRLGSAVESFQRTSVTLVGGEVVPADVIFSAMGVKPEITLAVEAGLRIGANGGIWVDDLQRTSDPHIFAVGDAAEKIDAISGDERLATLAGLANRHGHSVANAIAGADAVSATPSLGTSIVSFDGLVAATVGWSEKALRAAGRKVRVIHTHPADHAAYYPGAQTMRFKLMVDPDTDLILGAQAVGGNGVDKRIDVISTAMFAGITASQLAQLELGYDPQHGSAKDPINMLGYVNRNIAQGLTQVVEWHEIESLTQQGFTIVDVRTEGEHKYGHIASSVNYPLDVLRDHIQELRGHKVIVYCQVGQRGHTAARVLAQESIEVFNLNGGYLTYKAGLASIGDQ, from the coding sequence ATGTCTCGGCCTCGCAAAATCGTAGTCATCGGTGGTGTAGCCGGGGGAATGTCCGCGGCGACACGTCTTCGCCGCCTTGATGAGAAAGCCAATATTGTTGTCCTGGAACGAAGCGGCTTTGTTTCCTATGCGAACTGTGGCTTGCCCTACCATCTCAGTGACACCATAGAAAAACGTTCTTTACTGATTCTGCAAAATCCAGTCAGCTTAGGTGCCCGATTCAACTTAGACGTTCGGGTACGTCACGAAGTGCTCTCTATAGACCGTGAAGCAAAAACAGTCACAATCTTTGACCGGGTGTGGAAAGTAACCTACGTCGAGAAATATGACTTTCTCGTTCTTTCTCCAGGCGCAGCAGCTGTGATGCCCGAAGGTGCAGATTCAAAATGGATTCTTGCGATGCGCACTGTGGAGGACATGGATAAAGCAATCGCCTGGTTATATCCCAATCCCAAGTCGGCGGTTATTGTTGGCGGTGGTTTCATCGGTTTAGAGCTTGCTGAAAATCTTCTCAAGCGCGGAATGAGCGTGACACTGATTCACAGGGGAAAGCAACTTCTGAGTTATCTCGATCCCGAACTCGCTGTTGCAGTAGCTCAACGTGTGCGTGCTGCAGGTGTTGATTTACGTTTGGGCTCAGCTGTTGAATCATTCCAGCGCACTTCAGTGACACTGGTAGGAGGCGAAGTTGTCCCAGCAGATGTGATTTTTTCTGCCATGGGAGTTAAGCCTGAAATCACACTTGCTGTGGAGGCGGGTCTTCGGATTGGTGCCAACGGCGGAATCTGGGTTGATGACCTGCAACGCACGAGTGACCCACACATTTTTGCTGTTGGAGATGCTGCAGAAAAGATAGATGCCATCAGTGGCGATGAAAGACTTGCAACCTTAGCTGGTTTGGCCAACAGGCATGGTCACTCGGTTGCCAATGCCATTGCTGGTGCTGACGCTGTTTCTGCAACACCAAGTTTGGGAACATCAATAGTGAGTTTTGACGGCTTGGTAGCTGCCACAGTTGGCTGGAGCGAGAAGGCTTTGCGTGCTGCAGGGCGCAAAGTTCGCGTAATTCATACGCACCCGGCAGACCATGCCGCTTATTATCCGGGCGCTCAAACAATGAGATTCAAGCTCATGGTGGATCCTGACACTGATCTCATTCTTGGCGCACAAGCAGTTGGCGGCAATGGCGTTGATAAGCGAATTGACGTCATTTCTACAGCCATGTTTGCTGGCATCACTGCATCACAACTTGCACAACTTGAATTGGGTTACGACCCACAACATGGATCTGCCAAGGATCCCATCAATATGTTGGGGTATGTGAACAGAAACATCGCACAGGGTCTTACACAAGTTGTTGAGTGGCATGAGATCGAATCACTCACTCAACAAGGTTTTACCATTGTTGACGTTCGCACTGAGGGCGAACACAAATACGGACACATTGCTAGTTCAGTGAACTACCCTCTCGATGTCCTACGAGATCACATTCAAGAGCTCCGAGGCCACAAGGTAATTGTGTACTGCCAAGTTGGTCAGCGCGGACATACCGCTGCACGTGTTTTAGCTCAAGAAAGCATTGAGGTTTTCAACCTTAATGGTGGATATCTCACCTATAAAGCTGGTTTAGCTTCGATTGGAGATCAATAA
- the ugpC gene encoding sn-glycerol-3-phosphate ABC transporter ATP-binding protein UgpC — protein MATVTFENATRLYPGTNKPAVDKINLEVADGEFLVLVGPSGCGKSTTLRMLAGLEEVNSGRILIGDRDVTDVPPKDRDIAMVFQNYALYPHMTVAENMGFALKIAGVKKEERAERVLEAAKLLDLEQYLDRKPKALSGGQRQRVAMGRAIVRKPQVFLMDEPLSNLDAKLRVQTRTQISSLQRRLGVTTVYVTHDQVEALTMGDRIAVLKDGLLQQVGSPRDLYERPANKFVAGFIGSPAMNFFPSKVVSGGVEFGNTVAKVDAEVAKKATGAVTVGIRPEDLTVNKDKGLKIKVDVVEELGADGYLYGHVTIDGAEHNITVRVDGRDHPMRGDEVFVLPTEKHIHVFDAESGERLSGAVTL, from the coding sequence ATGGCTACAGTTACATTTGAAAACGCCACTCGCCTCTACCCGGGAACAAACAAACCCGCAGTGGACAAAATCAACCTCGAGGTTGCTGACGGCGAATTCCTGGTTCTCGTAGGCCCCTCTGGCTGCGGAAAGTCAACAACTTTGCGCATGCTCGCTGGTCTCGAGGAAGTCAACAGCGGTCGCATTCTTATTGGGGATCGCGATGTTACAGATGTTCCGCCTAAAGACCGCGACATTGCTATGGTGTTCCAGAACTATGCGCTTTACCCCCACATGACTGTGGCTGAGAACATGGGCTTTGCCCTCAAGATTGCGGGAGTGAAGAAGGAAGAGCGTGCCGAACGCGTGCTCGAAGCAGCAAAACTTCTCGACCTCGAACAATACCTCGACCGCAAGCCCAAGGCGCTTTCCGGTGGTCAGCGTCAGCGTGTAGCCATGGGACGTGCAATCGTTCGTAAGCCTCAGGTCTTCCTTATGGACGAGCCTCTATCCAACTTGGACGCGAAGCTTCGCGTGCAGACTCGTACCCAAATTTCTTCTCTTCAGCGTCGCCTCGGTGTTACCACTGTTTATGTCACACACGACCAGGTTGAAGCACTCACCATGGGTGACCGTATTGCGGTACTCAAAGACGGACTACTTCAACAAGTTGGTAGTCCTCGTGACCTTTACGAACGTCCCGCAAACAAATTTGTAGCTGGATTCATTGGGTCTCCTGCAATGAACTTCTTCCCCTCCAAAGTTGTATCTGGTGGTGTCGAGTTTGGAAACACTGTTGCCAAGGTTGACGCTGAAGTGGCGAAAAAAGCTACCGGCGCCGTCACAGTAGGCATTCGCCCCGAAGACCTCACTGTCAACAAAGATAAAGGCCTCAAAATCAAGGTTGATGTCGTTGAAGAACTCGGTGCTGACGGATACCTCTACGGCCACGTCACCATTGATGGTGCAGAGCACAACATCACAGTACGTGTGGATGGGCGCGATCACCCAATGCGTGGCGATGAAGTATTCGTACTTCCCACCGAGAAGCACATTCACGTCTTCGACGCAGAGTCCGGCGAGCGTCTATCAGGGGCAGTAACTCTTTAG
- a CDS encoding LLM class flavin-dependent oxidoreductase, with product MAHIVEFGLDTFGDVTVDLEGNPVPHDQVLRNVAAEAVLADQIGLDFFGIGEHHRSDFAVSSPEVLLGAIAAQTKNIHLGSAVTVLSSDDPIRVFQKFSTLDAVSQGRAEVIVGRGSFTESFPLFGYDLQDYEKLFEEKLDLFAHLVHGGPVSWEGTIRPALVDQEVFPQTASGKLKTWIGVGGSPQSVVRAAQYGLPLMLAIIGGDPLRFRPYVDLYHQALTQLDLPVLPIGQHSPGFIAATDEEAKNLMFPHYATMHERIGRTRGWPPLSRAQFEHEAGPEGALFAGSPETVAVKLARSIHGLGISRFDLKYSLGTLPHEHLMESIRLYGEVVVPRVRELLSEMESNTE from the coding sequence GTGGCACATATAGTGGAATTTGGTTTAGACACTTTTGGTGATGTCACAGTTGATCTAGAGGGCAATCCCGTCCCTCACGACCAAGTTCTTCGAAACGTAGCTGCCGAGGCAGTGCTAGCAGATCAAATTGGTTTGGATTTTTTCGGGATAGGGGAGCATCACCGTTCTGACTTCGCGGTTTCTTCACCGGAGGTTCTTCTCGGGGCGATAGCTGCACAAACCAAAAACATTCATTTGGGTTCTGCGGTTACTGTGTTGAGTTCAGATGACCCTATTCGTGTTTTTCAAAAATTTTCTACTCTGGATGCTGTTTCTCAGGGTCGAGCCGAAGTCATCGTTGGCCGTGGTTCGTTTACCGAGTCATTCCCGTTATTTGGATACGACCTTCAGGATTACGAAAAACTCTTTGAGGAAAAACTCGATCTCTTCGCTCATTTAGTCCATGGAGGTCCAGTTTCGTGGGAGGGCACGATCCGTCCTGCGCTGGTTGATCAAGAGGTCTTTCCTCAGACCGCTTCGGGAAAGCTAAAGACCTGGATAGGTGTCGGGGGGAGTCCCCAATCTGTTGTTCGTGCGGCCCAATATGGCCTTCCCCTGATGCTGGCGATCATTGGAGGAGACCCGCTGCGGTTTAGACCGTATGTTGATCTGTATCACCAAGCATTAACGCAACTGGACTTGCCAGTTCTACCAATTGGGCAGCATTCTCCTGGCTTTATTGCGGCGACCGACGAAGAAGCCAAAAATCTCATGTTCCCTCACTACGCAACCATGCATGAGCGCATCGGCCGCACACGAGGTTGGCCTCCGCTTTCGCGCGCACAGTTCGAACATGAGGCAGGGCCTGAAGGCGCTCTTTTCGCCGGGTCACCAGAAACTGTCGCAGTCAAACTTGCTCGGAGTATTCACGGTTTGGGGATCTCTCGCTTTGACCTCAAATACAGTTTGGGCACACTGCCACATGAGCATTTGATGGAAAGCATTCGCCTTTACGGTGAAGTGGTTGTTCCACGAGTTCGGGAACTGCTTTCAGAAATGGAAAGTAACACGGAGTAA
- a CDS encoding glycoside hydrolase family 3 N-terminal domain-containing protein yields the protein MGTLKQVRRRWTILGVFVASVFIVWICVTWPQPKAVEADPATFYRVTPVAQPTVWGEDPVEFYVHETMSEMSLEQKIRSLLIINQPGIDATSLQGFVESQQLGGFILMGSNIPETPEELSGITAALRGNPELPRLIGIDEEGGEVKRLPYDTFAGADVLRNEPIEATAQAFTSRAQLLKSVGINLNFGVVADVSGDAASFIYGRSFGSDGLSAGDRVAAAVTAENPYVLSTLKHFPGHGSAPGDSHVGIPSSPLDYESWKLSDGIPFAMGIAAGNPLVMLGHLSFPAIDPVPSSLSQRWHQILREDLGFDGVIITDDMTMLESSGLPEYSDSTTNAVEALRAGNDLLLYVPRVNFDVGALVSAVTNAVKAGTISAAQLDESVARVLTLRRELYPEAKTWIPPCDERCLIWVTY from the coding sequence GTGGGAACACTCAAACAAGTACGCCGTCGGTGGACGATACTTGGCGTGTTTGTTGCGTCTGTCTTCATTGTGTGGATCTGTGTGACGTGGCCTCAGCCAAAAGCTGTCGAAGCTGACCCGGCTACGTTTTATCGAGTTACCCCTGTAGCGCAGCCCACTGTGTGGGGTGAAGACCCTGTTGAGTTTTATGTTCACGAGACCATGTCTGAGATGTCTCTTGAGCAGAAAATCAGATCACTACTCATCATCAACCAACCCGGTATTGACGCAACCTCGCTTCAGGGATTTGTTGAGTCTCAACAATTGGGTGGATTCATCCTCATGGGTAGCAATATTCCTGAGACACCTGAGGAGCTATCTGGCATCACTGCTGCGTTACGGGGTAATCCAGAACTCCCACGTCTTATCGGCATTGATGAAGAAGGAGGCGAAGTCAAGCGACTTCCCTATGACACTTTTGCAGGCGCGGATGTGCTTCGCAATGAACCAATTGAGGCAACAGCCCAAGCATTTACTTCACGAGCTCAACTGTTGAAGTCGGTTGGTATCAATCTCAACTTTGGCGTTGTTGCTGATGTTTCTGGAGACGCCGCATCTTTCATTTATGGACGATCATTTGGCTCTGACGGTCTGAGCGCCGGTGATCGTGTAGCTGCTGCAGTGACTGCCGAGAATCCATATGTACTCAGTACTCTCAAACATTTTCCCGGTCATGGGAGTGCGCCAGGAGATTCTCACGTTGGCATTCCATCATCTCCGCTTGACTATGAGTCTTGGAAGCTGAGCGACGGAATTCCCTTTGCCATGGGTATTGCGGCAGGAAACCCTTTAGTGATGTTGGGGCATTTATCCTTCCCAGCAATTGATCCAGTACCGTCATCGCTTTCACAACGATGGCATCAGATTTTGCGGGAAGATTTGGGGTTCGACGGTGTCATCATCACCGATGATATGACCATGCTGGAAAGCTCGGGTTTACCGGAGTATTCCGACTCCACTACAAATGCAGTCGAAGCGCTGCGAGCTGGAAACGATCTTTTGTTGTATGTTCCGAGAGTGAATTTTGACGTTGGGGCACTAGTTTCTGCTGTAACCAATGCGGTGAAAGCGGGAACAATATCAGCGGCACAGCTTGATGAATCTGTAGCTCGTGTCCTCACTCTTCGCAGAGAGCTTTACCCTGAGGCAAAAACATGGATACCACCGTGTGATGAGAGATGTCTCATCTGGGTGACCTACTAG